The nucleotide window tgtgagagaaaaatactgtttgttggctgaaaaagtacggcttataagccaaacgaacagggcggacATTGGTAGAATCTCAGTGAAAATTTGAAAATGTATTATTTTCATCCTAAACAGCGTACACCACTGCTAAACTTGTTTCTCAAAATGAACTATATCTCTTTGTAAGTACATTAAGAATAAGTAGCATCTATGTTACCTCAATAATAAGTTGAGAGCTCTTACATGTCTTCAATGGCCCATTGGCTATAATATATTTTGTTTTTAGGTCCTATGATGATTCAGTCAAAAAATTCAATAATACAACCTTGATGCAAGAACTAAGATCATTATTTTGTTGCCTTTGTGGATATAACTTTATTTCAAGCACTTATAGCAGTATTTGTAATATTTTGGTATAAGCTGTTTCCGGACATATATGAAATAAAGATGGTTCCACTTTGCATGTCAGTGGTCGTAAAATAGTAGCTGATGTTTCTTAGTGCTGCTAAACAATACAGAAACCCAATCGGAATCTACAACACTGTTATTTTATTTATGGCCTTTGTTTTCATAGTTAAAGTATTATTAACCATATGCTGCGACTTCCAGCTCGCACAAGGAGTTGGTGTTGGGTTTTTTCCGCAATGCACACCACCTTGTTCGGCCACTTGGTGAAGTCCATGTTACCCACAAGACCGGGGAACCGTACGACAGTTGGGATCTTAAGCACCTGGCCACTGATTCTTCTCTTGCTATGGTTGACAAAGTTCCTTTTCGAAAGGAAGACTACCCAGGTTATAACCAAAAGAGAGGAGACAGTAAGAGGTCTGACGAACCTTTTGATCTTGGTGCATGTTGCACATTCAGGTTCCGAATCTGGAACTTGAAGGAGCTGAAGCAAATGAATAGGAAGAGGTCTGGTTTAATCCCAAACATTGGAGGCAGCAACGTTCATCCAGGCCATTGGGTAACTGACAGGGGGCCATTTCATCTAGTTGCACCTGTTGAAGCATGGCCTTGGCATCATTCTCCTCCGCCAGCTCACACAGGCCGCATGCTGATGCCTCCGCAGCCGTACATAGTTGATCAATGGCAACAACCAGGCTTTCCACTGAACTCTAATGGCATGGCGGCTGGACCTTATTTGCATAAACAGGAGAGTTGCCATCCAATGGTGAGCATGCCAGGCCCATGGTTGAATGATTTGCCCGCTCAAGGTGGCATTCCTCCACCTCTACCAATGGGCAGAATCCCATTTCCTGATCTCCTTGCACCTCGGGAGCAGCCTTGGTATCAGCAGAGAACTATTCCTGGTCAGCTAGGAGTCGATAACTACTTCTTTGCCCGGGAACACCAATTGAGTCTGCAGACGGAGTATGAAATGCAGAGGCAAGTCATTCCCAGAGCAACCCGCTTGACCCGTAACGCCTTCTTGGAACATCCCCACAGGGACAGGGAGTCTGTTGAGAGGCTAGAGTGGCTGCACAGGATGATTGCATTGTATGGTAGGAAGTGAAGGATCTTTGGGAGGTGTCAATATGAAGGAGCTGGGCCTACCAGTTCCAGGCTTGTACAGGACTACACGTAAAGGTCATTTTGTGTGGCATACACTGACCACGGCAGTGCGATGAGTTGCTACCTTGCTGTTAATAATACACTGTACTCCTAGGCAGTTAAGGGCAACACCAACGCAGGCGTACAACAATATTAGCCTAAAAAAAAAGTAGTCTTCCACGGAGACGCAAGCTATACGACTGTACATACTGTAGCTTTTGCACGGTGGAAATTCAGCAATCTCGAGCCACAATGCGTCTCCGGTTGTTGCTTCGCTCTTTTGGCAGGCGGAGCTGTCGCCGCTTCTGCAGGCTGCTCTGACGGCCTGCGGAGCCACCGTTCCACGTGATATGGAGATTTGGAGCCGACGTGGACACCGAGGCAGTACGCCACTCTGGAGCATTGAAGAAGCTCTAAGCAAGCCTGTTTTTAAAATGGACCTGTCCGAAGAGAGTTCCTGATTAGTTGATCATTCTGTACTGAAGTATATATTGCTTACATTTTCGTTGAGTGCAACATTGGTCACATAAAGATCATGTATGGTAGAGAACTGAAGCTGCGTTATATGCTTAGCCAATTAGTTTATATACtctatccgttccaaattatggttcactttagttttgtcctaagttagACTTCTCtaattttaaccaaatttatagatAAATAATTAGCTAATAGCTAACtatttataacatcaaattagGCTTTGTTTGGATCCACTGGTgataatagttagctagctaatagctaAAAAGCTACTaactattagctagctaattattAGTAAGGGTTACTaactattagctagctaattattAGTAAGGGTTGTTTGGATCCATCCACTAATAGGTGCAAGAATAGTTGGTTGGAGGTTTTATATGAACAATTAGCCTCTGTCACCAACAAATTGTTAGCATCTCCACTTGCTAATAGCTGATAGATCTATTTGCTAACTATTAGCACCAATAGATCCAAACATTGCCTTTAGTCTCATTAAACTCcacaaaatatattttcatagtgtaTTTACTTGAACTTGTAGATGTTAATACATTTTTTCTAAAACTAGGTTAAAATGGACTACCTTGGGCCCCGCGACTGCTTGGTACATCGCCTCCTGTCGGTATTTtgtcaaccaacgagtgaatttataCTGTGTGTCgcgctgctctagaaagacgatggtagcatccaaaggcACGaggaatttatactggttcaggccggagccctacgtccagtctcagagaaagatcgagtgtgtgtttctcatttgaatgctctgaagttcttacaatgggatgTGTAAACTAAAGGAAAGAGGTAGGAGGCGTGAGGAGAACGAAGGCCTTGATGGAGTTTCCCAAATCTATCGTCCACCCCTTGGAATGGAGGCCTGGCTCCCCTTATATAGAGTCCGAGGGCCAGATTACATGTGAGAGATGGGTTCTCCCGACCAGAGTGGTCATGAGCCCGAGGGAGGGAGAAACTACTAATCTTGGCTGGCAAGGAACTTGGCGAACAAGGAGCTTGGCGGGCATGGCATCCTGTCTTGTCTTGGCGTCATCATACATCCAGGCGTGGCCATCGTTGTGGTCTTGGTCCCCATGCCGCGGCGTGATGCTGCAGTGCCAGCCGTGATGGCACTGTTAGCGTGGTGGTGGTTGGCCAACTGTTCTATGCGTCGTGGCCCGTATCATCTTCTCTTGTCTTTCTGGTGGCATCGTGGCGATAGTGAGGGAGCAGGTAGCCGCCGTCGAGCTATTGCTGCCTTTCTGGATTGTGGCGCCATGGACCGCAACCCTGGCCTACGGGGTCAGGGCTCATGGTGGCCTGGCTGGCCTCGCGAGGTCGAGGCCAGGATCGTGCGTCCCATCTCATAGTGGGTGGGGACATACGCCGGTCTTGTCGGGCTGACTTTGGATAGTGCAGTGCCGTACCGGACGTCACTACAtcgcggtgttgtcttgtctgcgcAAGGTTGTGTGGGGATGGCGTCTACCCCGAGATCCCGCATACCAAGGGATGTCAGTCCCCTCAGTCCTGGCGGAGTGAGTGGAGCGTGCCTGTCCCTGTCAGAGTAGGTGTACTTGGCGTCCGACCTCTCCTCATCCCTTCCCGGGGTCGAGACAGAAGGAAGGTTGGGTGAGGTTGTGAAGCGTGCAACAGAAGGAGAGGGGAGAGGTCGTGGTGGACTGCTCCTGCTAGTGTGTGGCCTAAGGCCCATGAGGCATAGTTGGGCTTCGGCTATATAGTTTCTGTTGGCTGGGCCACCTGAGCAGCTAGCCTATCGGTGTCTTGAGAAACCCTTGTATCATGACCCCGACATTAGCCCTCGAGCATCTTCGCGATCTTGGAGAGATCGTGGAGATGCTGATGTTCTCATGCGGGCGCTAGAGGTCACGGTTGTTCTGAGCTCGGAGCTCGGCCCCTTGCGGGGTCGAgtgttcaatgcggtaggtgTCTGTTTCCCGTCGGGTTGCCTTAGTGGCCAGGTACGTACCTGTTGGTCGAACCCTACCATGTCAGGGTACCGTGCACTGCGGGGAGTTCGAGATCCATACTGAGTCTTGTGGTCTTGTCGACACTGTACCGACTCTGTCTTTTGGAGGTCCTCGTTTTTTCCAACCCCATGCTGGCTCCTGGCAATGGTTGTGATCTCCCGTCATTTGCCACGCGGCTTAGGAGGCACGGGCTGCTCAGCCCGCCCTTCGGGTCTATAAATAGGGGCATGTTTCCTGTTTGAATCACTCTTGACCTTGCCCCTGGTTTATTGCCATGCTCCAGAGAGACTAGGGTTGAGGAAAGTGCTCCTAAGTAGGTAGTGGAGTCCTTTGAGGATGCGGCCTGCTAGGGGTTGGTTGCGCTTGCCGGAGGCCGGTGATGCTTTCATCCAGCAGCTGGTGCTAGAAGAAGATTTGCAAGCACCAAAGGATTGAGGCGGTGCTCACGCCAACTTCAGGGCCTCGTGACTTCAGTGTTTCCCTAGACCCTTAGGTTTGGGGTCACTAAATCATGAGTGCCAAAGGTAGCGATCAGCTTCTCCCGGAACCCGTAGGTAGCTCAGGAGTGGGTCACGATGTTTTAGGAAGATCGTTTAGCGACTGTGGGAAGCTACGTGAGGTTTAGGGAGGGCGCTGCGATGCCTTGGCCCCCCATCATGTTTCTTGTAGTGTGATGGTGGTAGCTTGTGAGCTAGTCGTTCCTGCTCCTCTCTCCCTCTGTGTTTTGGCCCGGGGGCATGATGCTTCAAGGAGGCTTGCGAGGCATTCATCAGTCCTCGCTTTCCTGCTCTTATGGCATTTACCTTCGAGCTTTCCTTGGCATCACCATCGAGGCGATGCTTGATTTTTGTGTCTTGCAAGCGGTTTTGATCAGCTCCTGTAATTGATGATCATGAACAGAGAGAAGCACTTTTTTGGAGTTTGTTGTGGCTCTTTGCGAGGTCGTGGTGAGCCCTCGAGTCATTTGGTTGGGGTATGGCCTTTATCATCTCAAGCCAACGTTCTGAGGTCATGGAACTCGTAAGGCTATCACAACCTCATTGTGCCAACATAGCCCTCGAGCCTAGCGGTCGGGTTCTGGCTTGTTGGTTCAAGGTCGTGGTCTCGAGTGGGTCATCGACCCGCTGCCACCTAGGGTGGTAAGGTCGTTCCTTGACCTCATGTCTTTTCGCTCGAGTGCCTCTTCCTTGATTGCGCCTTGGCTCAGCGCAGTCGTGGTTCCACAACTACTGCTAAGTTGTAACTGTGTTCCTAGGTTTGCCTAGGTTATAATCGCGTTTTACCGGATTCTGCATTGCTTCAGGAGGAAGGCGTCGTTGCGAATCCTTGACCGTCTGTCTAGTCAATCTCTCCCAGAGGGGTCATAGACCTCTATCGGTTTGTGAAACTCTAAGATGGCCATAGGGGTTAATGACCTTGGGCATAGGGAGAAGCCTAGGTCGAGGTTTGGCCTCGACCTCTAGCGAGGTTGCAGGGACctaactctttttcccaaacacCCTTGCAGACCCCAAGGGGTCATGATGCCTTGTTATAGGTTGTTTTGGTTTTCGCCCCACGTGGAGTGAGACTGTCCACCATAACCTTGCTGGTCTGATCGGTGCACCTCGCTCATCGAGGTCaatgggtaattcgagtgggacCCGATATCCTTCAACAATCGATGTGAAGTTCGGTTGTGCCTCATCAAGAGACAGTCCCATTAATCATCGATCATCAATCTCGTTGGTCCCCGATCGCCTCTGCAGtggccagagggcaagatgcctcccacCTAGGAGGGGGTCAAACTAGGCGACTTTGAAGCCAATGACTTCGAACATAGGGAGAGATGGTCAAGAGGCTCCGCATCACCGATAAGAAATGTTGGGGCCCATCTCACCTTGCCCCTACCCCTTTTTTAACCCTAACGGGTCATGATACttaattataagttgttttagtTTTCGCCCCACACGGGGAGAGACTATCCACCATAACCATGCTGGTCCGATCGGTGCGCCTCGTCGAGGTCAATGGGTAATTCTAGTGGGGCCTGATATCCTTCAACAATCGATGTGACTGTTTGGCTATGCCTCATCgagagacatcccataaatcatcgaCCGTCAATCCCTGTCGGTCCTCGACCGCCTCCACAAtagccagagggcaagatgcctacCCCGAAGGGGGTCAACCCGGGTGACTTTGAAGCTAACAACTTGAACACAGGGAGAGATGGTCGAGAGGCTCTACACCACCGATAAGAGCCACTGGGGGCCATCTCACCTTGCCCCTACCCCTTTTTTTGACCCCAAAGGGTCATGATACTTAATTACATGTTGTTTTAGTTTTTGCACCATGCGGGGCGAGACTGTCCACCATAACCTTGCCGGTCCAATCGGTGCGCCTCATCGAGGTCAATGGGTAATTCAAGTGGGACCCGATATCCTTCAACAATTGACGTGAAGTTCGACTATGCCTCATGGAGAGATGTCCCATAAATCATCGACCGTCAATCCCATCGGTCCCCGACTACCTCCGCAGtggccagagggcaagatgcctccccgcAGAGGGGGTCAACCCGGGCGACTTCAAAGCCAATGACTCGAACACAAGGAGAGATGTTCGAGAGTCTCTGTACCACCGATAAGAGCCTCTGGGGCCTATCTCGCCCTACCCCTACCCCTTTGGTGGCCTCAAGCCCATCTAAGGGCCACCCTAGGAGAAGGTTTCCTATGTGCGATCATGCGTGTGATTTGAAAAAAATTGCAGGAAGCGAGAAGGTGTAGGTCTTACTTTCGTTTTGCCTGTCATTCATGCGGTTGTCGCCCTTCCTCCCGTCCTACCGTGGCTCTTCCTgactatgattttttttctaaaacagtTAGTATGAGCCAAAAAagtcatgtcccctagagggtCATGGCTATGTCATGTATGAGTAGCCCCCGCAAGCAAGCCATGTCGTTCGTGTGGTTGGGACAGCACGGGTCGCTCGAGATGGTGCATGTGCATCCATGTGATGAGACTAGGGATAGAATCTACATAGATGTTTGATGTTCTAGGGTTGGTGTAGATCTCTCCGTTGTCATTCATGAACCAATAAGCTCCCAGGCATATGACTTCGGTGatgatgaagggtccttcccaaggtGGCGTCAGCTTGTGAGCATCCTTGGTAGTTTGGACTCATCGCAGGACCAAGTCACCAACCTAGAGTGCtcgctttcatatgtttttgttgTGGTACCGCCGTTACGCCTGCTGGTACTTCGTGGATCAGAGGAGCGCCGTTTCACAGTGCTTTGTCCAGCTGATCAAGCACGTCTTGGTGATCCTTCTCTACCCTAGCCTCATCGTATGCTAGGACTCGTGGTGCCCCGTAGTCGAGGTCAGTTGGTAGTATGGCTTCAGCACCGTATACCATGAAGAATGAGTGAAACCGGTGGATCAtttgggagttgtccttaggctctagagaatGGCTGGGACTTTCCCCGCCCACTGTCCGGTGAACTTGTTaagtgtaggatctctggttggcctagagagggggtgaataggcctgtcaaaacaaacactcaaacttttatcaaattcaccctatgGACACTACTGCTCTAGAGGACGGCATTACCGGACTGTGGCACTACCAgaccagaacagcggcactgccgcacctataAACAACTTCGAATTATAGTTCAAATTCCatgaacgaaaacttagatcagagaaatttcctagcttactatAGGTATGACAAtcatagatcaagagctagaagtggtaggaacaccacacacaagtagatcaactagaaaccctagaaatcacctcaaccacaatatgtcatgcaagtaatgtaaatcaagcacaagtgacacaatgatttatcccatggtttggcTCAGCCACCAAGGCATGTCCTACCTCCACATTATTGAGGTTAGCTACTAAGGCTtggggctttccaacccttccttgttctcaagtcaagagacttaaatcttgagatgaggggtgagtttactaacttcaagagatggttacaaacctcctagggctaccacacaagttggcaagatccacgggcgatgctctagccggctaggagccaagctccaagagtaacaaacacaaccgctggccaaaatatgaaccaagtgctctttagagttgggggatcaatggagctgctctctaatcgagttttggacctcttttccctcaaggattgatggggaaatcaatggatttgcttgagggcttaAGATCaataatggagggagagagagagctcctgctctattttgggcgcgctaaagtgaggaagaagaggtagaGAGCCgctggggaggaaggggaagggtataaataccccctagcccccaacggtcacttaagtcagtGGCAGTGCCACGGctcaagtgcggtagtgccgcaccatgcaagacagcaagggtaagagtgaagtgtagactgtcttagctatgaatctgaggatgcatgtgtatgtttgagcacttggtagcacatattagcttaagcattgtgtccccctttatagtacggcttttcatatactcaaattcaaaatataaaagaatttaaacctcctttgagtttgaagtcatctacatttgtaattaggggctcctccatttcatgtagcatcctcgaatataaattccctgcttatcatctcgataaacctcattagttctctaattgcgtggtcattatcaccaaaatctagaattagggcttgattgcactttgaatctccccttttttggtgattgatgacaactcaattagagcttacaaaagatatgaaataaatactaagatttttgagccatgggtgtagagcctcctccTAAATGTGTGAATAGACAATTGAATTCTTAAATTGGCATAaaaagccaagattcacattttagtgaaagtgatggggctctctctacatccatgctcctgtgggatgctacatactgtgtcaggtatgtaaaacgtgatgcaaatgacagtttatgcacaacatggttgGCTGTTGCAGCtgtgtgcggcactgccgcacttgctatAATAGCATagatcagaacagacaccacacaagcatgtgatacatataaagatatacattgtAGCATAATTGTATCACAAACGAcatcatagattaatatatgtccatatcccacacatataagaagtacttaagtagcattattatataaatagagtttctaatggactctcaaactctcacctaacgaagactaTTCTAAATGGATACGAACATAACTCTAGCTGTAGCAACCTCCATGGCGTCGAAAAAGTTGttaagttgttgacccctctaattttctccccctttggcataaagcatcaaaaagagaagaaaagaagaaagaccaacactcactcctcatcctcttaGGATCgtgtcccaatcaacatcatcccTACCAGCAGTTCCACTAGCACCTGCaacgtcctcctctccaccatcatcatcgtcgtcatcatcatttgaggaagaagacaccaccaccctcccttggcgatgagtGGTCGAAGTGTGGCGCTCATGCCTagtgctcctcctcatggactaCAAGGTGGTCCTCAAACTCGTGTGAGGATCCAGCtctggctgctcctcctcctcctcctcctcatcctctgaatctgtctcagaaagactagggaggtcatcaaatCTCGATGGTGACTgaactagagaaagaggtggcagcACTACATGCTCTCTAGCCTCCCAGTTGGCTTCATGGTTCTCCAACCAGTCCTGATATGCGGTCCTCGCTACATAAGTCCATGTGGTGAAGATGGCCTTGATCCACTTCCCAaatttctccatcttcttttccttgcgaGGCCTAGAGTGGGATGACTCAAgcacatcctcaactgatggagagCATCTCACTACCTTGCTAGAACctattgaaaggacctaggatgcaccacctagaggggggggtgaataggcagtttctgaaaattaacacctttaaatgcggaaataattagaaaaggaatggaaactccaaattaagagtaatactacccctcacaagttagccacagagtaaacaaggatataaagaatatatctagaagctacaaccctgcaacacaaagttggaacaaagaataaatattttcagcacaagtaggaaataccggacgtgtccggtatgaataccggatgtgtcctggAATACACGATTTCTgtagagcagccccaaacttgcttctttcgatttctatcttcaagccaaactgtaggtacctactagagatgacaatatacacagagaacctgcacaagagctggagcaacacaaatatcaagtgAAATGctaattgagacatgatatttgttttaccaaagttcggactcgttcaagtcctactctccgttgagggggatgcgggcgacccagtgaaggtcaaccctagagggtaccatgaaggtcactctagccggagtgtTTTCCAACTCattttctccttccactagttgattccaaggCGGCGGAATCAACCGTTACAACATACTGTGTCGggtatgtaaaacatgatgcaaatgatactttatgcacaacatggttgGCTGTTGCAGTTGGGTGCAGCACTGCTACACTTGCTGTAATAGCATAGATCAGAACAGATACCACACaatatgtgatacatataaagatatacattgtagcacaattgtatcacaaacgacagcatagattaatatatgtccatatcccacacatataagaagtacttaagtagcattattacgtaaatagagtttctaatggactctcaaactctcacctaacgaagactactctaaatGGATACGAACATAActctagctgcagcaacctccatggcgtcgaaaaagttgttaagttgttgacccctctaattgtctccccctttggcataaagcaccaaaaagagaagaaaagaagaaagaccaacacttactcctcatcctcttggatcatgtcccaatcaacatcatccccaccagcagtttcactagcacctgcaacgtcctcctctccaccatcatcatcgtcgtcgtcatcattggaggaagaagaagacaccaccaccctcccttggcgatgagtGGTCGAAGTGTGGTGCTCAcacctggtgctcctcctcatggactcCAAGGTGGTCCTCAAACTCATGTGAGGATCTAGCtctggctgctcctgctcctcctcctcctccttatcCTCTGAATCTATCTCAGAAagactagggaggtcatcaaacctcggTGGTGACTAAACTAGAGAAAGAGATGGCAGCACTGCACACTCTCTAGCCTCCTGGTTGGCTTCACGGTTCTCCAACCGGTCCTGATATGCAGTCCTCGCTGCATTAGTGCATGTGGTGAAGATGACCTTGATCCACTTCCCAaatttctccatcttcttttccttgcgaGGCCTAGAGCGGGATGACTCAGGCATGTCCTCAACTGATGGAGAGCATCTCACTGCCCTGCTAGAACctactgaaaggacctaggacgctgcctagagggggtgaataggtgtttctaaaaattaacacctttaaatgcggaaaccattagaaaagggagtttccaaaatggaaactaccaaattaagagtaataccaccccttacaagttagccacagagtaaacaaggcataaagaatatatctagaagttacaaccctacaacacaaagttagaatagagaaTAATTCTTTTTAGCACAAGTAGGAaaaaccggacgtgtccggtatgaataccggacgtgtccgatatacacgatttctgcagagcagccccaaacttgctcctttcgatttctatcttcaagccaaactacatgtacctactagagatgacagtatacacagagaacctgcacaagagctggagctaCACAAATATCAagtgaaatgcgaattgagacacgatatttattttaccaaagtttggactcgttcgagtcctactctccgttgagggggctacgggtgacccagcgaaggtcagccctagagggtaccacgaaggtcactctagccggagtgttttctaactccttttcctccttccactagttgattccaaggCGGCGGAATcggccgttacaaactttccgaggcacaccacaatctctcgggtgctctccggcgacgcctaaccatctaggaccgaagagtccaagagtaacaaatgcaaatcatgaaatagacaatatgcacaagttctcaagtggttggattgctctctttttgaatttctctcaacccattAATTGATTTggtaatttggatcacacactcactaagagagggtttgggagagttggcaaggctcaaaaacgtgtatgtgtatcagcagaatcagcagcctccaaaggtgaaggcttgggggtatttatagccctgttggaaaaactagccattttatagccgttgccataccagacacgtccggtacacATCCGGTacgacttacactgcgccaacggtaactgagttataGTGTTGTTGTGAGGCATctgaactcccgatgaatgctggaacttccgaccatcggaactcccgactcacgtcggaactcccgacccttagcacatttgaaaactacggtaactgagttaaagtatgtgaggtgtcggaactcctgacttatgccggaacttccgaccagtcgaaactcccgactcacgtcgaaactcccgaccctcaaggcatttgaaaactagccgttggcctctggccatacaggtatgaccaccacagtgaactctccaagtcagttaagcgtgagacgtcaaaactcccgaccattgccagAACTCTCGACcattggaactcccgacgaaccaacccgagatcaacaatattaccaGTGCTGGGCAAATgcttgccagaccagcaaaaaatagattagctcttttgtctctcaaacactcaaaactcacatgggttggcttgagcacttatgaaacattatttaTCAACATCATACATCCCACTTAATAGTATGACATTCCTATTAACTTAAATTTAAAGAGTacaacgaatttaaaccttttgagttgatctctttcaaccgaagccgtgtattccaatcttcatcaagtgagggtgccaacatgtcaactttgatccttttcacttgagcatagccatcttgagcatgtgacttgattccattcactaaatatgaataactccaaatgcatcaagtcacttccaacactttgtccaatatagatttgatcctccacatcaatataccatcat belongs to Miscanthus floridulus cultivar M001 chromosome 4, ASM1932011v1, whole genome shotgun sequence and includes:
- the LOC136551981 gene encoding uncharacterized protein, which produces MAVAVAAPVVIGLDAEVGSGGDGGDAQLEVPPVEVVRKGAPLVEGIPVAVTAGGDDTEKEVKGEKGVNPVKWLGLYSSAQTILIVGDGDFSFSLALAAAFGSGANLVATSLDTYEVLNRKYSKTESNITELKRLGTTVLHAVDAKNMMFHTDLKNRRFDRIVFNFPHGGFKGKEDDLHMINSHKELVLGFFRNAHHLVRPLGEVHVTHKTGEPYDSWDLKHLATDSSLAMVDKVPFRKEDYPGYNQKRGDSKRSDEPFDLGACCTFRFRIWNLKELKQMNRKRSGLIPNIGGSNVHPGHWVTDRGPFHLVAPVEAWPWHHSPPPAHTGRMLMPPQPYIVDQWQQPGFPLNSNGMAAGPYLHKQESCHPMVSMPGPWLNDLPAQGGIPPPLPMGRIPFPDLLAPREQPWYQQRTIPGQLGVDNYFFAREHQLSLQTEYEMQRQVIPRATRLTRNAFLEHPHRDRESVERLEWLHRMIALYGRK